The proteins below are encoded in one region of Thermococcus peptonophilus:
- a CDS encoding glycogen synthase, producing MRILMLGFEYLPVKVGGLAEALTSIAEGLVKLGNEVVVFTPDHGRKLGEEFASFRVLLEGREVEVKVRKREQNGVIVYSLGGSYLDTGVYPDWEKLLKKAVLFGKASVGLMNLLIGEFKPDVVHAHDWHTVFSLGLLKKYFGMRSVFTVHRLNRAKVPASYFHEANLGELAPFPDLDPEHTAGYVADAVTTVSRSYLWEEWDFFRNFDGKVTYVFNGIDCSFWNEEFLEGRDLPRGERRRRILQRFGLSDGKAFMFIGRFDRGQKGVDTLLRAIELVSNDPSFKYLRFLIVGKGDPELESWARETERRFPKNVGVITELLPRETVRELYGSVDFVVVPSYFEPFGLVQLEAMCLGAIPIASAVGGIKDTIIDLDADPERATGLLVPPGDAFSLARMIIRASELDEETLKRLRENGERRAREDFTWEKACRRYLRVYRDAVDKAIPFLR from the coding sequence ATGAGAATCCTAATGCTCGGTTTCGAGTATCTCCCAGTAAAGGTCGGTGGTCTTGCTGAGGCTCTAACGAGCATTGCGGAGGGCCTAGTTAAACTTGGAAACGAGGTCGTGGTCTTCACGCCTGACCACGGAAGGAAGCTCGGTGAGGAGTTTGCCTCTTTCAGGGTTCTCCTTGAGGGTCGGGAAGTTGAAGTAAAAGTCCGAAAGCGGGAGCAGAACGGCGTAATCGTTTATTCCCTCGGTGGAAGCTACCTGGACACGGGTGTTTATCCTGACTGGGAAAAGCTGCTCAAAAAGGCCGTCCTCTTCGGAAAGGCCAGCGTAGGGCTTATGAACCTTCTCATCGGCGAGTTCAAGCCTGACGTAGTCCACGCCCACGACTGGCACACTGTCTTTTCCCTAGGCCTTCTGAAGAAGTACTTTGGGATGAGAAGCGTTTTCACTGTTCACAGGCTCAACAGGGCAAAGGTCCCCGCAAGCTACTTCCACGAGGCCAACCTCGGTGAGCTGGCGCCGTTCCCCGACCTCGACCCGGAGCACACCGCAGGATACGTAGCGGATGCAGTAACGACGGTCAGCAGGAGCTACCTGTGGGAGGAGTGGGACTTCTTCAGGAACTTCGACGGCAAAGTAACCTACGTCTTCAACGGGATTGACTGTTCGTTCTGGAACGAGGAGTTTCTTGAGGGCAGGGATTTGCCGAGGGGGGAGAGAAGAAGGAGAATCCTCCAGCGCTTCGGACTGTCAGATGGAAAGGCTTTCATGTTCATCGGGAGATTTGACAGGGGCCAGAAGGGGGTTGACACTCTCCTCAGGGCTATCGAGCTGGTCTCGAATGACCCCTCTTTTAAATACCTACGTTTCCTGATAGTGGGCAAAGGCGACCCGGAGCTTGAAAGCTGGGCCAGAGAAACCGAACGGCGCTTCCCGAAGAACGTGGGAGTAATAACTGAGCTCCTGCCCAGAGAGACGGTTAGAGAGCTCTACGGTTCGGTGGACTTCGTGGTTGTACCTTCTTACTTCGAGCCCTTCGGTCTCGTCCAGCTCGAGGCGATGTGCCTGGGTGCAATTCCAATAGCCAGTGCAGTTGGGGGCATCAAAGACACCATCATCGATCTCGACGCTGATCCTGAAAGGGCGACCGGGCTTCTTGTCCCGCCGGGAGACGCCTTTTCCCTTGCGAGGATGATAATCCGGGCATCTGAACTCGATGAGGAAACCCTGAAAAGGCTCAGGGAAAACGGGGAGAGGAGGGCCAGGGAGGACTTCACGTGGGAGAAGGCCTGCAGAAGGTACCTACGGGTTTATCGAGACGCTGTTGATAAAGCTATACCTTTTCTACGCTAG
- a CDS encoding ribonuclease P protein component 2 — MREKPKYLPPTLRDKNRYIAFQVIGERPFKKDEVKKAIWEASLSALGFLGSARAKPWFIKFDEKTQTGIVRVDRKHIEELRFALAMLTEINGSKAIFRTLGVSGTIKRLKRKFLAEYGWR, encoded by the coding sequence ATGAGGGAGAAGCCGAAGTACCTGCCGCCGACGCTAAGGGACAAAAACAGGTACATTGCCTTTCAGGTTATCGGAGAGAGGCCCTTCAAGAAGGACGAGGTCAAGAAAGCCATCTGGGAGGCCAGCCTCTCGGCTCTGGGGTTTCTCGGCTCGGCAAGGGCAAAGCCTTGGTTCATCAAATTCGATGAGAAGACCCAGACAGGGATAGTTAGGGTTGACAGGAAGCACATTGAAGAGCTCCGCTTTGCATTGGCAATGCTCACCGAGATAAACGGCTCAAAGGCCATCTTCCGAACACTCGGCGTTTCGGGGACGATAAAAAGGTTGAAGAGAAAGTTCTTAGCTGAGTACGGCTGGCGCTAG
- a CDS encoding radical SAM protein produces MVWETPYFSYAVRELPKGCQLCVRGEKLVLFTTGKCPRDCFYCPLSPWRREDVVYANERPVKSVDDVIREALIQEAKGAGVTGGDPLARLERTVEYIRVLKENFGKDFHIHLYTTGALATEKALSKLYDAGLDEIRFHPDLFNPSSKLFKVEIENIKRAFDFDWDVGGEIPSIPGQLDRMKWYAEFLDKHGAKFLNVNELEFSEMTLKTLLDMGFQPVSDESSAIKGSLELGLEFLEWGEDNTSLSYHLCTAKLKDAVQLRNRLRRMARNVAKPYMEITEEGTLRFGIAEYDDLDELYEFLIEEVEVPREWLYVNREKGRIEMPEEVAVELADAIEGDVKFFIVEEYPTWDRLEVERIPLP; encoded by the coding sequence TTGGTCTGGGAGACTCCTTACTTTTCATACGCCGTGAGAGAGCTTCCGAAGGGCTGTCAGCTCTGCGTTAGGGGTGAGAAGCTCGTTCTTTTCACTACCGGAAAGTGTCCGAGGGACTGCTTCTACTGCCCCCTCAGCCCCTGGAGGAGAGAAGACGTCGTTTACGCCAACGAGAGACCCGTTAAGAGCGTTGATGATGTCATCAGGGAAGCTTTGATACAGGAAGCTAAGGGGGCTGGGGTTACTGGTGGAGATCCGCTTGCGAGACTTGAGAGGACCGTTGAGTACATCAGAGTCCTGAAGGAAAACTTTGGGAAGGACTTCCACATCCACCTCTACACCACCGGAGCTCTCGCAACCGAAAAGGCCCTCTCAAAGCTTTACGATGCTGGGCTGGACGAGATACGCTTCCACCCGGATCTCTTCAATCCAAGCTCCAAGCTCTTCAAGGTTGAGATAGAGAACATAAAGAGGGCCTTCGACTTCGATTGGGACGTCGGTGGAGAGATCCCCTCTATTCCAGGACAGCTTGACAGAATGAAGTGGTACGCGGAGTTTTTAGATAAGCACGGTGCTAAGTTCCTCAACGTGAACGAGCTTGAGTTCAGCGAGATGACGCTTAAAACGCTCCTCGACATGGGCTTCCAGCCAGTCAGTGACGAGAGCTCTGCTATAAAGGGCTCCCTTGAGCTGGGTCTTGAGTTCCTGGAGTGGGGGGAGGATAACACCTCCCTGAGCTACCATCTCTGCACGGCGAAGCTGAAAGATGCAGTCCAGCTCAGGAACAGGCTGAGGAGGATGGCGAGGAACGTGGCTAAACCTTACATGGAGATAACGGAAGAGGGGACGCTGCGCTTTGGCATAGCCGAGTACGATGACCTTGACGAGCTCTACGAGTTCCTGATTGAAGAGGTGGAAGTCCCAAGGGAGTGGCTCTACGTCAACCGCGAGAAGGGCAGGATAGAGATGCCTGAGGAGGTTGCGGTCGAGCTTGCCGACGCGATAGAGGGGGACGTGAAGTTCTTCATCGTGGAGGAATACCCGACGTGGGACAGGCTTGAGGTGGAAAGGATTCCACTTCCTTAA
- a CDS encoding DUF835 domain-containing protein: MAEFMLKLDIEILKFAVVTLALFILYKYHRIFEITLPPSLLRKGAVVTLVLWLSFLADVVNDVYPTEFTKILDDIIISFALILGTYYLVDYMRKVRVRIVPSRVFNGDPTLARGTHIVTDTDVSNVLKLIRGKKAIALTRNPESFKEIGVPYLWLSKVPSENAIDPLRLPAILHKLIENADKDTVVIVEGLEYLVLENGFNSVMKFLTTLKDNLLVKGATLVVIVDPRALEPSQMAVLRREFSELRPEMVNKQKA, from the coding sequence ATGGCGGAGTTTATGCTGAAGCTCGACATCGAGATACTCAAGTTCGCTGTCGTTACGTTAGCCCTCTTTATCCTGTACAAATATCATCGAATTTTTGAGATTACGCTGCCTCCAAGCCTCTTGAGAAAGGGTGCCGTTGTCACCCTGGTACTCTGGCTCAGTTTTCTTGCTGATGTTGTAAACGATGTATATCCGACAGAGTTTACTAAAATCCTCGACGACATAATAATTTCCTTTGCTTTAATCCTTGGAACGTACTACCTGGTTGACTACATGCGGAAGGTTAGGGTTCGTATTGTCCCTTCAAGAGTTTTTAATGGGGATCCAACCTTGGCAAGAGGAACACACATTGTCACCGACACCGACGTTTCGAACGTTCTCAAACTTATAAGAGGTAAGAAAGCCATCGCACTTACAAGAAATCCAGAGTCCTTCAAGGAAATAGGTGTTCCATACCTCTGGCTCAGCAAAGTGCCTAGCGAGAACGCCATAGATCCCCTCCGCCTTCCGGCTATACTTCATAAGCTTATTGAGAACGCCGATAAGGACACTGTTGTCATAGTGGAGGGGCTCGAATACCTGGTTCTGGAGAACGGGTTCAACAGTGTGATGAAGTTTCTGACAACCCTGAAGGACAACCTCCTGGTGAAAGGAGCAACCCTCGTTGTGATTGTAGACCCAAGGGCACTGGAGCCATCCCAGATGGCGGTACTGAGGAGGGAGTTCAGCGAATTAAGACCAGAAATGGTGAATAAGCAAAAAGCTTAA